A single region of the Polyodon spathula isolate WHYD16114869_AA chromosome 5, ASM1765450v1, whole genome shotgun sequence genome encodes:
- the LOC121315506 gene encoding DNA-binding protein inhibitor ID-2-like has translation MKAISPVRSFRKSSASLSEHNLGISQSKTPVDDPLSLLYNMNDCYSKLKELVPSIPQNKKVSKMEILQHVIDYILDLQIALDSHSNIAASLLHQRPGQTASRSPLTTLNTDIGILSLQASEFPTELVMMTDDSRTLFR, from the exons ATGAAAGCAATAAGCCCGGTGAGGTCTTTCAGGAAAAGCAGCGCCAGCTTGTCCGAACATAACTTGGGCATTTCCCAGAGCAAAACCCCCGTGGACGATCCTCTGAGTCTGCTCTACAACATGAACGACTGCTACTCAAAGCTGAAGGAGCTTGTGCCCAGCATCCCGCAGAACAAGAAGGTGAGCAAGATGGAAATATTGCAGCATGTCATCGATTACATCCTGGACCTGCAGATCGCCCTGGATTCCCATTCCAATATCGCCGCCAGCCTCCTTCACCAGCGGCCAGGGCAGACAGCATCCAGGAGTCCCCTGACAACCCTCAACACAGACATCGGCATCTTGTCTTTACAG gCATCTGAATTCCCTACAGAACTAGTAATGATGACAGATGACAGCAGGACGCTCTTTCGTTAA